The following is a genomic window from Streptomyces sp. BHT-5-2.
CCAGCTGCGTGTACTCCATGGTCGTCCAGCCAAGCCCTTGGAGCGGGCGCGAAGCAAGGGGTCAGGGGGCGTAGCGGTCACCGACGTCCCACGCCTGGTGCAGTGCGTCGGCGAACGCCCCGGCCAGAAGGTGCTCGCCGAGCGGCGAGGGGTGGGTGCCGTCGTAGGTCGCCCGGTCGAGGTCCCAGCCGGCCGGCTCGGAGGCCAGCAGCAGCGGCGAGGCGGGCGTGGAGAGGTCGGCCACCGCCTTGGCCAGCAGCTCGTTGAAGCGGGTGCACTGGGCGTCGAACTCCGGGTCGCCCAGGGCCCGTATGTTGGCTATCACGGGCATCAGCACCGCCCGGACGCGCGGCCGGGCGGCCCGCGCGCCGGCCACGAAGCGCCGGACGTTCTCCGCCGTCTGCTCGGGGTCGGTGTAGAAGCCGAGGTCGATCAGGCCCAGGGAGACCAGCAGGGTGTCGGCCCGGTGCGTGCGGACCGCGTCCTCTATCAGCGGCGCCATGTGCAGCCAGCCCTCGCCCCAGCCGGCCAGGTGGTGGCGGGCCTTCTCGGGGAAGGCCGCATCGGCGTAGGCGAAGGAGTCCGCGGCGCCGGTGGCCGGGTCGTGGAGGGTGGTGCGCGGGCCGACGAGGGCGAACGGGCCGGGGTAGGTGGCAGTGAGGTGCCGCCACATCCGGTAGCGCCACGTGAAGTCGCCGGAGCTGCCGATCGTCATCGAGTCCCCGACGCACATGATCCTCATCCGGCCATGATGTCCGAGAACGCTACCGACGGGTACGTGACGCTGGCCACGCCGCCCGGCTACGGCGGGGGCGCGTCCTCGACGAGCCGCAGCTCGTAGTGGAGCGTCCGCTCCCGGCGCAGCCGGTGGACGAGCGGCGCCACCAGTCCGTGGATCAGCGGGTACTTGCGGGTCAACGACCGCTCGGCGCGCCGGAATTCACGGGTGTCCGCATCGAGCAGCCGGGCCCGGGCCCGGACGGGCGGTCCGACGGGCCGCCCGCGCCACGTCGAGGCGCGGAACTCCACCTCGGGGAAGTTCCGGATCCGTTTGACCTTGCCGGCGCTGCCGACGGTGCGGAAGTAGGCGCGGTCGCCGTCCACCGCGACGTTGACCGGGGTGCCGACCCCGGTGCCGTCCCTCTTGTACGTGGTCAGCAGGATCGTCGTCTGCTTCTCGAAGGGGGCGAGACCGGGGCTGGGGGTGGTCCTCATGCCTCCATGGAGGCACACCCCGCCCGATTCGTCATGCGGGCGGGCCCCGGCGGGGGCGCCGTGCGCCGTGTCCGCCGGGGCCCGCCCGGGCCGGTGCGGGGCGCCGTCAGAGGCGCTCGACGACGTAGTCGATGCAGGCCGTCAGGGCCTCGACGTCCGCCGGGTCGATGGCCGGGAACATCGCGATCCGCAGCTGGTTGCGGCCGAGCTTGCGGTAGGGCTCGGTGTCGACGATGCCGTTGGCGCGCAGCGTCCTGGCGATGGCCGCCGCGTCGATGTCGTCGTTGAAGTCGATCGTGCCGATGACCTGCGAGCGCTTCGCGGGGTCGGTGACGAACGGGGTGGCGTGCTTGGAGTCCTCGGCCCAGCCGTAGAGGGTGCGCGAGGAGGTGGCGGTGCGGCCGACCGCCCAGTCCAGGCCGCCCTGGCCGTTGATCCACTCCAGCTGCTCGTTCAGCAGGAAGAGGGTGGCGAGGGAGGGGGTGTTGTACGTCTGGTTCTTCAGGGAGTTGTCGATCGCGGTGGGCAGCGAGAAGAACTCCGGGACGTGCCGGCCGGAGGCGTGGATCCTGCGGGCGCGCTCCAGGGCGGCCGGGGAGAAGACGCCGAGCCAGAGGCCGCCGTCCGAGGCGAAGGACTTCTGCGGCGCGAAGTAGTAGACATCGGTCTCGGTGATGTCCACCGGGAGGCCGCCGGCGCCGGAGGTGGCGTCGACCAGCACCAGCGCGCCCTCGTCGGCGCCGGCCACCCGCCGGATCGGGGCCATGACACCGGTCGAGGTCTCGTTGTGGGTGAAGGCGTAGACGTCCACGCCCGCCTCGGCGACCGGCTCGGGGTGGGTGCCCGGGTCGGCGGCGACGACGGTGGGCTCGGCCAGCCAGGGGGCCAGCTTGGCGGCCTTGGCGAACTTCGAGGAGAACTCGCCGAAGGAGAGGTGCTGCGACTTGTTCTCGATCAGGCCGTGCGTCGCCACGTCCCAGAACGCGGTGGAACCGCCGTTGCCCAGGACGACCTCGTAGCCCTCGGGGAGCTGGAAGAGGTCGCGCACGCCCTGCCGCACCCTGCCGACCAGGTTCTTGACCGGGGCCTGGCGGTGCGAGGTGCCGAGCAGCGAGGAACCGGTGGCGGCCAGCGCGTCGAGCGCCTCCGTCCGCACCTTGGAGGGGCCCGCGCCGAAGCGTCCGTCGGCGGGCTTGATGTCAGCGGGGATCTCGATATCAGCCACGGGGGCAGCCTAAGGGGTCGCGCGGGGGCCGGGCGGAGCGTCCAGCCGGTGAGATGACGGCCGGTCGGAGTGTGGACGCGGGGTGTCACGGGGGCGGCCGGCCCGGCGGACCCGGCTCAGGGGCGGTCCGCCGCGTAGAGGTCCGTGAGCGCGGCCGCGGCGCCGGCCAGGACGCGGCGCGCCTCGGGCGGGTCCAGGACCTCCAGGGAGTCGCCGAACTGGAGCAGCTGGCGGACGGCGGAGAGCACCGGGTACCCGAGCTCCAGCAACGCCCAGCCGTCGCCGGGGTCTTCGCCGGGGCCGTCGCAGGGGCCTCCGGCGGCGGCCGTCCCGTCCGCCCGGCGCTCCCCGCCGCCCTCCGTACGAGGCGGTGCGGTCAGCGCGGTGCCCAGGATCCGTACCGCCATGTCCAGCCGCTCCCGGCGGATCCGGGCGGTCACCCGCACCGGCGCCGGCCGCTCCTCCACCTGCTGTCGCAAGTGCGCCCAGACGTCCGCCAGTTCCGTGTCCGGCCGCCGCCGTACCGGGGCGTCGGTGACGGTCGCCGAGGCCACCCGGTCGGCCCGGAAGAGCTGCGGCCGGCCGCGCCGGTCGGCGACCAGGTACCAGGTGCCGGCCTTGGCGACCAGCCCGTACGGGTCGACGGTGTAGGTGCGCGGACGGGGCTCGCCGCTGTGCCGGTAGCTGATGCGCAGCCGCCGGTCGGTGAAGACGGCGGTCTGCAGGTCGTCCAGGTCGACGGCCGGGCGGGGCCCGCTCAGCCAGCGGTCGGGGTCCACCAGCACGCGGCGGCCGACGAGTTCGGCAGGCGGGCGGTGCGGGGCCGGCAGCGCCGCCATCACCTTGCGCAGCGCCGAGCCCAGCGCCTCGTCGAGGCCGAGCGCGCGGTGTGCGCCCTGCGCCGCCAGGACGAACAGCGCCCGGGCCTCGTCGGTGGTCAGCCCGGTGACGTCGGTGCGGTAACCGGGCAGCAGCGCGATCCCGCCGTGCCGGCCGCGCTCGGCGTACACCGGCACCCCGGAGGCCGACAGCGCCTCGATGTCGCGGTAGACGGTGCGGGTGGAGACCTCCAGACGGGCGGCCAGTTCGCTCGCGGGGACCCGGCCGCGGGTCTGGAGCAGCAGCAGGATCGAGAGCAGTCGGTCGGCCTTCACCCCCCGGTTTATATCCCGCCCCCGGGCCGCGTTCTAAATATGACGGCCGGTGTCAGGTTATTGCCGGAGAGTGCGCTGCATGACGACGACCGACGCCCTCGCCACTGCCTCGCACCGCCCGGCCACTGTGCCCGCCCGGCCCGCCCCGGACGCCCTCGCCGACCTCGAACGGCAGGTCCGCGGCCCCGTTTTCCGCCCCGGCGACGAGGGGTACGACGCCGAGCGCTCCGGATACCAGGCCGGCCACCGGCACCGCCCCGCCGTCATCGTCGGCGCGGTGGACGCCGCCGACGTGGCCGCCGCGGTCGGCTTCGCCCGCGCCCGGCGGCTGCCGGTCGCCGTCCAGGCCACCGGGCACGGGCTGTCCACCGCCACCGACGGCGGGCTGCTCATCAGCACCCGGCGGATGACGGACGTCGCCGTGGACCCGGTGACCGGCACCGCCCGGGTCGCCGCGGGCGCCGTCTGGGCCCAGGTCGTCGCGGCCGCCGCGCCGCACGGGCTCGCCCCGCTCAACGGCTCCTCGCCGGGCGTCGGCGTGGTCTCGTACACCCTCGGCGGCGGCGTCGGGGTGCTGGCCCGCACCTACGGCTTCGCCGCCGACCACGTCCGGTCGATCGACCTGGTCACCGCCGACGCGCGCCGGGTCCGGGTCACCGCCGACACCGAACCCGACCTCTTCTGGGGGCTGCTCGGCGGCGGACACGGCCTCGGGGTGGTCACCGGCATGGAGTTCGGGCTGGTGCCGGTCGCGCGGCTCTACGGCGGCCAACTGGTCTTCGGCGCCGAGCAGATCGACGACGCGCTCGCCGCCTACCTGCGCTGGACCGGGACCGTCCCGGACACCCTGACCTCCTCGCTCGGCCTGATCGTCTACCCGGACCTGCCGCAGCTGCCGGCCCCGCTGCGCGGCCGCCACCTCCTCCAGATCCGGATCGCGTTCACCGGCAGCGCCGAGGACGGCGAGCGCCTGGTGGCGCCACTGCGCGCGGTCGGTCCGGCGGTCTCCGACGACCTGCGCGAGATGCCCTACGAGGAGTCCCACACCATCCACCGCGACCCCAGCGACCCGCACGCGTACAACGGCGACAACGTGCTGCTCGGCGACCTGGACGCGGCGGCGCTGCACCGGGTGGCGAAGCTGGCCGGGCCGGCCGCCCCGGTGATGGTGGTGGCGCAGCTGAACCACCTGGGCGGCGCGCTGGCGACCGGCCCGGTGGGCGGCGAGGCCGGTGCGGTGGGCCACCGGGAGGCCCGCTTCGCACTGCGGGTGCTGTCCCCACTGGGCGACACCGACCCCGAGGGCCAACTGGCGACCGTACGGGCCGTACACGCCGAGGTGCTGGCGGCCGTTGCGCCCTGGCGGCTCGGCCGCAGCGTCAACTTCCTCCTCGGCGAGCAGCGGGGGCGGGCGGACGCGGCCGAGGTGGCCCGCAGCACCCACGGCGCGGCGGTCCGGTCCCGGCTGGCGGGCCTCAAGGCCGCCCACGACCCGGAGAACGTCTTCCGCTTCCATCCGTACGCGGTGTGAGACCCGCGGCGTCCGCCGCCGCGCCCGACCCCGTCGTCGGGCCCCGGGACTCCCGCCACACCGTTGTCCACAGCCCTTGCCGTGCCCCCTCCCTCCAGGGGCAGGCTGGGGGCATGGCTGATCGCACGGAGACGGACAAGCACAACGGCGACGGATCGGGCACGAGCGGTCGGGCGGCGGACCGGGCGGCGACCGCCCGCCGGGACCTGGCCCGCGAACTCGCCGCGGCCATACGGGGCGAGGTCTCGGCCGCCGCCGCGGACCGCGCCCTGATGACGATGGACGCGTCCAACTACCGGCGGGTCCCGGAGGTGGTGGTCGCGCCCTGGGACGCCGAGGACGTCGCCGCGGCGCTGCGGATCTGCCGCGCCCGCGGCGTCCCGGTGGTGCCGCGCGGCGGGGGCACCAGTATCGCCGGGCAGTCCACCGGCATCGGCGCCGTCCTGGACTTCACCCGCCATATGCGCCGGATCGTCGCACTGGACCCCGAGGCCCGCACCGCCGTCGTCCAGCCCGGCGTCGTCCTCGACGACCTCCGGGCCGCCGCCGCCCCGCACGGCCTGACCTTCGGCCCCGACCCCTCCACCCACAGCCGCTGCACCCTCGGCGGCATGATCGGCAACAACTCCTGCGGCTCGCACTCCGTCGCCTGGGGCACCACCGCCGACAACGTCCGCACCCTGGACGTGCTCACCTACGGCGGCGAGGCGGTCCGGGCCGGCCGCGGCACCGACCCCGAAGGCCGCCCCACCGGCCTCCCACCGCGCCTGCGCGACGGCGTCAAGGCCCTGGTGGACGGCGAGTTGGCGCTGCTGCGCACCGGCTATCCGGCCGGCCTCCCGCGCCGCATCTCCGGCTACGCCCTGGATGCCCTGCTCCCCGAGGTCGGCACCGACCTGGCCCGCGCCCTG
Proteins encoded in this region:
- a CDS encoding YafY family protein, translated to MKADRLLSILLLLQTRGRVPASELAARLEVSTRTVYRDIEALSASGVPVYAERGRHGGIALLPGYRTDVTGLTTDEARALFVLAAQGAHRALGLDEALGSALRKVMAALPAPHRPPAELVGRRVLVDPDRWLSGPRPAVDLDDLQTAVFTDRRLRISYRHSGEPRPRTYTVDPYGLVAKAGTWYLVADRRGRPQLFRADRVASATVTDAPVRRRPDTELADVWAHLRQQVEERPAPVRVTARIRRERLDMAVRILGTALTAPPRTEGGGERRADGTAAAGGPCDGPGEDPGDGWALLELGYPVLSAVRQLLQFGDSLEVLDPPEARRVLAGAAAALTDLYAADRP
- the serC gene encoding phosphoserine transaminase, whose translation is MADIEIPADIKPADGRFGAGPSKVRTEALDALAATGSSLLGTSHRQAPVKNLVGRVRQGVRDLFQLPEGYEVVLGNGGSTAFWDVATHGLIENKSQHLSFGEFSSKFAKAAKLAPWLAEPTVVAADPGTHPEPVAEAGVDVYAFTHNETSTGVMAPIRRVAGADEGALVLVDATSGAGGLPVDITETDVYYFAPQKSFASDGGLWLGVFSPAALERARRIHASGRHVPEFFSLPTAIDNSLKNQTYNTPSLATLFLLNEQLEWINGQGGLDWAVGRTATSSRTLYGWAEDSKHATPFVTDPAKRSQVIGTIDFNDDIDAAAIARTLRANGIVDTEPYRKLGRNQLRIAMFPAIDPADVEALTACIDYVVERL
- a CDS encoding GDSL-type esterase/lipase family protein, producing the protein MCVGDSMTIGSSGDFTWRYRMWRHLTATYPGPFALVGPRTTLHDPATGAADSFAYADAAFPEKARHHLAGWGEGWLHMAPLIEDAVRTHRADTLLVSLGLIDLGFYTDPEQTAENVRRFVAGARAARPRVRAVLMPVIANIRALGDPEFDAQCTRFNELLAKAVADLSTPASPLLLASEPAGWDLDRATYDGTHPSPLGEHLLAGAFADALHQAWDVGDRYAP
- a CDS encoding FAD-binding oxidoreductase — its product is MTTTDALATASHRPATVPARPAPDALADLERQVRGPVFRPGDEGYDAERSGYQAGHRHRPAVIVGAVDAADVAAAVGFARARRLPVAVQATGHGLSTATDGGLLISTRRMTDVAVDPVTGTARVAAGAVWAQVVAAAAPHGLAPLNGSSPGVGVVSYTLGGGVGVLARTYGFAADHVRSIDLVTADARRVRVTADTEPDLFWGLLGGGHGLGVVTGMEFGLVPVARLYGGQLVFGAEQIDDALAAYLRWTGTVPDTLTSSLGLIVYPDLPQLPAPLRGRHLLQIRIAFTGSAEDGERLVAPLRAVGPAVSDDLREMPYEESHTIHRDPSDPHAYNGDNVLLGDLDAAALHRVAKLAGPAAPVMVVAQLNHLGGALATGPVGGEAGAVGHREARFALRVLSPLGDTDPEGQLATVRAVHAEVLAAVAPWRLGRSVNFLLGEQRGRADAAEVARSTHGAAVRSRLAGLKAAHDPENVFRFHPYAV
- a CDS encoding PPOX class F420-dependent oxidoreductase, which translates into the protein MRTTPSPGLAPFEKQTTILLTTYKRDGTGVGTPVNVAVDGDRAYFRTVGSAGKVKRIRNFPEVEFRASTWRGRPVGPPVRARARLLDADTREFRRAERSLTRKYPLIHGLVAPLVHRLRRERTLHYELRLVEDAPPP